A portion of the Enterobacter sp. SA187 genome contains these proteins:
- a CDS encoding glycoside-pentoside-hexuronide (GPH):cation symporter — protein sequence MDNAKLSVKEKIGYGMGDAGCNIIFGAIMLFVNYFYTDIFGLAPALVGVLLLSIRVIDAVTDPIMGALADRTKSKYGRFRPWLLWIAVPYAVFSVLMFTTPDWTYNSKVIYAFVTYFLLSLTYTAINIPYCSLGSVITNDPKERVACQSYRFVMVGIATLLLSLTLLPMAEWFGGEDKAKGYQMAMTVLAFIGMCMFLYCFATVRERVKPAVPTNDDLKKDFKDVWKNDQWVRILLLTLCNVCPGFIRMAATMYYVTWVMGQSTHFATLFISLGVVGMMIGSMLAKVLTDRWCKLQVFFWTNIVLAIFSGGFYFLDPQATTLIVMLYFLLNVIHQIPSPLHWSLMADVDDYGEWKTGKRITGISFSGNLFFLKVGLAVAGAMVGFLLSWYGYDAGAKAQSASAINGIVLLFSVIPGVGYLITAGVVRLLKVDRETMKQIQSDLEKRRTNYRELNETASHQPVKP from the coding sequence ATGGACAACGCTAAACTGTCAGTCAAAGAAAAGATCGGCTACGGAATGGGAGACGCCGGATGTAATATTATCTTTGGCGCTATCATGTTGTTTGTGAATTATTTCTATACGGACATATTTGGTCTGGCTCCGGCGCTGGTGGGCGTATTACTGCTTTCCATCCGCGTAATTGACGCCGTAACCGACCCGATTATGGGCGCGCTGGCAGACAGAACGAAGAGCAAATATGGGCGATTTCGTCCATGGCTGTTATGGATCGCCGTGCCTTACGCGGTGTTCAGCGTGCTGATGTTTACCACGCCGGACTGGACATATAACAGCAAGGTTATCTATGCGTTTGTCACCTACTTCCTGCTGTCGCTGACCTATACCGCCATCAACATTCCTTACTGCTCGCTGGGCAGCGTGATCACCAACGATCCAAAAGAGCGCGTCGCCTGTCAGTCTTACCGTTTTGTGATGGTGGGGATCGCCACCCTGCTGTTGTCGCTGACGCTGCTGCCGATGGCGGAGTGGTTTGGCGGCGAAGATAAAGCCAAAGGCTACCAGATGGCGATGACGGTGCTGGCGTTTATCGGCATGTGCATGTTCCTCTACTGCTTTGCGACGGTACGCGAGCGCGTCAAACCCGCCGTCCCGACCAATGACGATCTGAAAAAAGACTTCAAAGACGTCTGGAAAAACGACCAGTGGGTACGCATTCTGCTGCTCACCCTGTGCAATGTCTGCCCGGGCTTCATCCGCATGGCGGCCACCATGTACTACGTCACCTGGGTCATGGGACAAAGCACCCATTTCGCCACCCTGTTTATCAGCCTCGGCGTGGTGGGCATGATGATTGGCAGTATGCTGGCGAAAGTGCTGACCGACCGCTGGTGTAAATTGCAGGTCTTCTTCTGGACCAACATTGTGCTGGCGATTTTCTCCGGCGGCTTTTACTTCCTGGATCCGCAGGCGACGACGCTTATCGTGATGCTCTATTTCCTGCTTAACGTTATTCATCAAATCCCCTCCCCGCTGCACTGGTCGCTGATGGCGGACGTGGATGACTACGGCGAGTGGAAAACCGGTAAACGCATCACCGGCATCAGCTTCTCCGGCAACCTGTTCTTCCTGAAAGTGGGTCTGGCGGTTGCCGGGGCGATGGTCGGCTTCCTGCTCTCCTGGTATGGTTACGACGCGGGTGCGAAAGCGCAAAGCGCAAGCGCCATTAACGGTATCGTACTGCTGTTCAGCGTCATTCCGGGCGTGGGCTATTTGATCACCGCGGGCGTGGTACGCCTGTTGAAAGTCGACCGTGAAACCATGAAACAGATCCAGAGCGATCTGGAGAAACGTCGCACTAATTATCGCGAGCTGAATGAGACTGCTTCCCATCAGCCGGTTAAACCATAA